TTAAAAATGTTCAACTCCCTAATCTATCTAAACTTGGATTAGGAAAGATAGATAGTGTTCATGGATTAGATTCACCTGAAAATGTGATTGGTTGTTATGGCAAGTCGAAAGAAAAGTCAAAAGGAAAAGACACTACGACAGGTCATTGGGAAATAAGTGGTATTATATTAGATGAACCATTCCCTACTTTTCCCAATGGATTTCCAAGTGAAATTATAAAAAAATTTGAAAAATCAATAAAAACAAAGATTTTAGGAAATAAAGTAGCTTCAGGGACTGCTATTATAGAAGAGTTAGGTGAAAAACATATGGAAACAGGATATCCTATAGTTTATACTTCTGCAGATAGTGTTTTTCAGATTGCTGCTCATGAAGACATAATTCCTTTAAATAGATTATATGAGATATGTAAAATAGCTAGAGAACTATTACAAGGGCAATATGGGGTAGGAAGAGTTATAGCAAGACCATTTATAGGAGAAAAAGGTAAGTTTACTAGAACTTCGAATAGAAAAGATTTTTCTATAGAACCTATTGGGGAAACTATATTAGATAAAATTAAATCATCTGAGTATGAAGTTATGGCTGTAGGAAAAATAGAGGATATATTTTCAGGACGTGGAATTACTAAAAGTATGCATACTGAAGATAATATGGATGGGGTAGATAAAACTATAGAATTCATGAAGATGCATAAAAAGGGATTAATATTCACAAATCTTGTAGACTTTGATATGAAGTATGGTCACAGAAATGATCCAGAAAACTATGCTAAAGCATTAGAAGATTTTGATAGAAGATTACCAGAAATAATGAATAATCTAAATAATGATGAGGTTTTAATCATTACTGCTGATCATGGTTGTGATCCTACAACAGAAAGTACAGATCATTCTAGAGAATATATTCCTATACTTATCTATGGAGAAAAGATAAAAAAAGATGTTAATATTGGAGTAAGGGAAACATTTGCAGACATAGGAGAAACCATACTAGATTTACTAAGTATAGAAAAACTAAAAAACGGAACTAGTTTTTCAAAAAAAATTTTAAAGTAAGGAGGAAAGTTAGTGGATCTAATAAAAAACATTAATGAGACTACTGAATTTTTAAATAAAAAGCTAGAAACTATTCCAGATATAGCTTTAATATTAGGATCTGGATTGGGTTCATTAGCA
The nucleotide sequence above comes from Gottschalkia purinilytica. Encoded proteins:
- a CDS encoding phosphopentomutase, whose product is MISNVTLIVLDSVGVGELPDASEYGDEGSNTVSNILKTVKNVQLPNLSKLGLGKIDSVHGLDSPENVIGCYGKSKEKSKGKDTTTGHWEISGIILDEPFPTFPNGFPSEIIKKFEKSIKTKILGNKVASGTAIIEELGEKHMETGYPIVYTSADSVFQIAAHEDIIPLNRLYEICKIARELLQGQYGVGRVIARPFIGEKGKFTRTSNRKDFSIEPIGETILDKIKSSEYEVMAVGKIEDIFSGRGITKSMHTEDNMDGVDKTIEFMKMHKKGLIFTNLVDFDMKYGHRNDPENYAKALEDFDRRLPEIMNNLNNDEVLIITADHGCDPTTESTDHSREYIPILIYGEKIKKDVNIGVRETFADIGETILDLLSIEKLKNGTSFSKKILK